One Glycine max cultivar Williams 82 chromosome 3, Glycine_max_v4.0, whole genome shotgun sequence DNA window includes the following coding sequences:
- the BZIP105 gene encoding bZIP transcription factor bZIP105 yields the protein MNEIQILIVAITIHKRLDFGMERVLSVDEISEQYWVAASSSSSSSSSSFKSKMNRSESEWAFQQFLQQEAASSSSNSDHDDDHHHAKLKKESNTNIPVTLHVDSQDYHAILKTKLNLACAAVAMTRGSLVKSQNPDSGPQASNFSEVGSHATLKGSGPFGNDDPSKLQNKDIKAQIGIPSSPSMQNKSAVVAMRPTISGSSGEQSDDEEAEGEINMTGNMTPVDAKRVRRMLSNRESARRSRRRKQAHLTELETQVSQLRSENSSLLKRFTDVSQKYSNAAVDNRVLKADVETLRAKVKMAEETVKRITGLSPMLHAMTEMSSLGMPLFDESPSETSADAAVPVQEDPNHHLCQPTSNNGLGGISSIETVQQNVAAVVGGNKMGRTTSLHRVASLEHLQKRIRGGADSRGTPSN from the exons ATGAATGAAATTCAAATACTAATTGTTGCTATCACAATTCACAAGAGATTGGATTTTGGAATGGAAAGGGTGTTGTCAGTAGATGAGATATCGGAGCAATACTGGGTGGCtgcatcatcttcttcatcatcatcatcatcatcgttcAAGTCAAAGATGAACCGGAGCGAATCCGAATGGGCCTTTCAGCAGTTCCTACAGCAGGaagctgcttcttcttcatctaattctgatcatgatgatgatcaTCATCATGCTAAACTCAAAAAGGAATCCAACACCAACATCCCTGTTACTCTACATGTTGATTCCCAAGACTACCATGCTATTCTTAAGACCAAGCTTAATCTCGCATGCGCTGCTGTTGCTATGACTCGG GGATCTTTGGTCAAATCTCAAAACCCTGACAGTGGACCACAGGCATCTAATTTTTCTGAAGTTGGATCGCATGCTACCTTAAAAG GATCTGGCCCTTTTGGAAATGATGATCCCtctaaattacaaaataaagatATCAAAGCACAAATTGGGATTCCTTCCTCACCTTCCATGCAAAACAAATCCGCTGTCGTCGCAATGAGGCCAACAATAAGTGGATCATCAGGAGAACAATCAGATGATGAGGAAGCGGAAGGAGAGATTAATATGACTGGAAACATGACTCCTGTTGATGCAAAACGAGTAAGGAG GATGCTTTCTAATAGGGAGTCAGCCAGACGCTCAAGAAGAAGAAAGCAGGCTCATTTAACTGAGCTGGAGACACAG GTCTCCCAATTAAGAAGCGAAAATTCTTCTTTGTTAAAGCGCTTCACGGATGTGAGCCAGAAATACAGTAATGCTGCAGTTGACAACAGAGTACTGAAAGCTGATGTTGAAACATTAAGAGCAAAG gtgAAGATGGCTGAAGAGACAGTGAAAAGAATTACTGGGTTGAGCCCAATGCTCCATGCCATGACTGAGATGTCATCACTGGGAATGCCATTGTTTGATGAAAGTCCTTCTGAGACATCAGCTGATGCTGCTGTTCCAGTGCAAGAAGACCCAAATCATCACCTTTGTCAACCCACTTCTAATAATGGGTTGGGAGGCATTTCTTCAATTGAAACTGTGCAGCAGAATGTTGCAGCAGTGGTAGGTGGCAACAAAATGGGGAGAACAACTTCCCTGCATAGAGTGGCTAGCCTGGAACATCTTCAGAAGCGGATTCGTGGTGGTGCAGATTCACGTGGAACTCCTTCTAATTGA
- the LOC100797959 gene encoding sec-independent protein translocase protein TATA, chloroplastic, with translation METMMMMSCVSISSSVTRGAISVGSSSSLCFGTPKLFNSARVAVNGRRRNKGLSCNAMFGLGVPELVVIAGVAALVFGPKKLPEVGRSIGKTVKSFQQAAKEFESELKKEPDSTQGDSSEKPIVTVTEQQQEDNEVSTSKETV, from the exons ATGGagacgatgatgatgatgagctgCGTTTCGATTTCGAGTTCAGTGACAAGAGGCGCTATTAGCGTGGGTTCCTCTTCATCTTTGTGTTTCGGCACACCCAAGTTGTTCAATTCAGCAAGGGTAGCGGTGAATGGTCGGCGAAGAAACAAAGGTTTGAGTTGCAACGCCATGTTCGGTCTGGGGGTGCCCGAACTGGTCGTTATTGCCGGCGTGGCCGCCCTGGTTTTTGGGCCCAAGAAATTGCCTGAAGTCGGCCGTAGCATCGGCAAGACTGTAAAGAGCTTCCAACAG GCTGCAAAGGAGTTTGAGTCGGAGCTTAAGAAGGAACCTGATTCCACCCAAGGGGACTCATCCGAGAAACCTATTGTTACAGTCACTGAGCAGCAGCAGGAGGACAATGAGGTGTCTACTTCTAAGGAGACTGTATGA